A segment of the Gammaproteobacteria bacterium genome:
CGTGTCAATAAAAAAGTGTAAAAAAGTGTGTGTCCCTGCTTACTCTCTAAAAAGTGTGTGTCCCTGCTTACTCTTACTACCACGTCTAGGGTACGATTGCGGCGCGAAGTACTGAATGGTCAGACGCACGAGTGAAGGCTTCATCCAACTGCTCCAGGGAAAATTTTGAATCAACAATGTCAGCAAACGGGTATCGGTCGCGGTTGGTCATGACAAAATCGAGCGCCTGGATCAACTGTCGTGGATGGTAATTATGGATACCTTTGATGGTTATCATTTTACGTAGAATTTCATTACCATCGATATTCATATTGGCGTCAGGGTTAACAAGTCCGGCAATAATGTAGCGACCTCCGGTGCGGAGCATCTTGATCCCTGTAGAAACAACACCCGGATGTCCACAAACCTCAATACACACATCAGCGCCATCGGGCGGGCAGTTTGCCCGGACCACAGAAACAAGGTCTTCTTCAGGAACCGCGTTGACATCAAAAGTGACATCAGCACCAAACCTTTTTGCAATTTCCAGCCGATCAGCGACGGCATCAAGGCCGATGACCCGACGTGCGCCACGCGCCTTCGCGATCGCGCAACCGTAAAGGCCAAGCAGCCCAAGCCCCTGAACTATGACTGTTTGTCCGACATCAATTTTTGCTGCTTCTGTAACTGATATCATTGTCGCAACCCCACAGTTGAGCGGAGTCGCTTCCTCGTCGGAAATCTCGCCAGGAAGGTTTAGTATACCGGTTCCGGGGAGAATGTAGCAGTATTCCGCAAACCCGCCTAAAAAATGCGGATCTTCCGTGGCCAGGTCGTGGCCATACTTTCGGACCCCAACAGATTTCTGCGGCAAATCGTGAACATCTCGATAATACGATTCACCTTCGTGGAAAAATTCAGTCCAGGTTACCCTGTTGCCAATCGCCAACGGGTCACCACGCATATCACAAACCATGTTCTCGCCGAGTTGCTCGATTACACCGACAATCTCATGGCCCAGGATTCCCGGGCAAGGGTTCGGCCTATGACCTAAATATGAATGGATATCTGAGCGACATATCGTCGACATGGTAATTCGGACCAACACCTCATCAGGGTTCACATCGCGGACAGGGTAATCCTGGATCTCAAATGGGGTATTGGGGGCATGGTAGACAGCGGCGCGTCCAGTCTTCATCATCGGTGAAACTCTCTGGCTTTTAGCTCATTTTGCAAACTTTTATGCTCTCCACAAAACCCGAAAAATAGCTTGCTGTCAAGCTGTAGACGCAGTGTTGGCTCGTAGATCGTAGATCGTC
Coding sequences within it:
- a CDS encoding zinc-binding dehydrogenase; the encoded protein is MMKTGRAAVYHAPNTPFEIQDYPVRDVNPDEVLVRITMSTICRSDIHSYLGHRPNPCPGILGHEIVGVIEQLGENMVCDMRGDPLAIGNRVTWTEFFHEGESYYRDVHDLPQKSVGVRKYGHDLATEDPHFLGGFAEYCYILPGTGILNLPGEISDEEATPLNCGVATMISVTEAAKIDVGQTVIVQGLGLLGLYGCAIAKARGARRVIGLDAVADRLEIAKRFGADVTFDVNAVPEEDLVSVVRANCPPDGADVCIEVCGHPGVVSTGIKMLRTGGRYIIAGLVNPDANMNIDGNEILRKMITIKGIHNYHPRQLIQALDFVMTNRDRYPFADIVDSKFSLEQLDEAFTRASDHSVLRAAIVP